The Xiphophorus hellerii strain 12219 chromosome 22, Xiphophorus_hellerii-4.1, whole genome shotgun sequence genome has a window encoding:
- the kcnk18 gene encoding potassium channel subfamily K member 18, whose amino-acid sequence MTVSGQTAVLHETWPARCRARFWRLFPHLTLCCALVAYTMLGALVFMQVEGGRNSSTEQEYRNFLSSIVKMVQNDTNNKSCTLNQTVSKVVVKMQDFKSVWFQSPSRWDLFGSVFFCCTIFSTVGYGEIYPVTLLGKALCIIYAMVGIPLMLLVILDVGDFLALVMSKAYNRARALFKTWSRWRTRRRRHWSNRRTLDDGTLLRQPLDIRQVLNTQADVRSKSIHLQNNKDIFEKLLARDNLMRKDPLLRSLSCPELEQMPQPSSEFAIWDFSGLGNVMEDFDVPFILILFIVFAYICFGGIILTLCEPEIEGFDSFYFCFITLTTIGFGDIIPKDPKCFWITSLFFVVGMSIMSMALKLSQNRIVSFYRNCIRFIGRANAETTENVEKK is encoded by the exons ATGACCGTGTCGGGACAAACAGCTGTGCTCCACGAGACGTGGCCCGCGAGATGCCGCGCGCGCTTCTGGAGGCTCTTTCCTCACCTGACGCTGTGCTGCGCCTTAGTGGCTTACACGATGCTGGGCGCGCTGGTCTTCATGCAGGTCGAGGGGGGGAGGAACTCCAGCACCGAGCAGGAATACCGCAACTTTCTGTCGAGCATCGTCAAGATGGTCCAGAACGACACCA ATAACAAATCCTGCACGCTCAACCAAACGGTTAGCAAAGTTGTGGTAAAAATGCAGGATTTCAAGTCCGTATGGTTCCAGAGCCCCAGCAGATGGGATTTGTTTGGTTCCgtcttcttctgctgcactATTTTTTCAACTGTTG GATATGGGGAAATCTATCCAGTCACCTTGCTCGGTAAAGCGCTGTGCATCATTTATGCGATGGTGGGCATTCCTCTCATGCTCCTGGTCATTCTCGACGTGGGAGACTTTCTCGCTCTGGTGATGTCCAAAGCCTACAACCGCGCCCGCGCCCTCTTCAAGACGTGGTCACGGTGGAGAACTCGCAGGAGAAGACACTGGTCAAACCGGCGGACTCTGGACGATGGCACCTTGCTTCGTCAACCTCTAGACATCCGGCAGGTGCTGAACACTCAAGCAGATGTTCGATCCAAGTCCATTCatctccaaaacaacaaagatataTTTGAAAAGCTGCTGGCCAGAGATAATTTAATGAGAAAGGATCCACTACTCAGGTCCCTCTCCTGCCCTGAACTCGAACAGATGCCACAACCATCTAGTGAATTTGCCATATGGGATTTCTCGGGGTTAGGGAATGTAATGGAAGACTTTGACGTTCCATTTATACTCATCCTTTTCATTGTATTTGCATATATTTGCTTCGGAGGTATAATCCTCACACTGTGTGAACCTGAAATAGAAGGATTTGACTCTTTCTACTTTTGCTTCATCACACTCACTACAATCGGATTTGGTGACATCATACCTAAGGACCCCAAGTGTTTCTGGATAAcctcccttttttttgttgttggcatGAGCATTATGTCCATGGCTCTCAAGCTAAGCCAAAATAGAATCGTTTCTTTTTATCGTAACTGCATCCGGTTCATTGGCAGGGCAAATGCTGAAACtacagaaaatgtggaaaagaagTAA